In Populus trichocarpa isolate Nisqually-1 chromosome 7, P.trichocarpa_v4.1, whole genome shotgun sequence, the following proteins share a genomic window:
- the LOC18101208 gene encoding vicilin-like seed storage protein At2g18540 translates to MLQKVPLLSLLFLGLLLCLSIHVEAFSEDVSAWERPYLVRRGHRRSLVVTEYGEISAAEISSGTKGPYHIQFITLEPNSLLLPVLLHADMVFYVHTGNGKLSWTDGREMKRMNLRRGDVYRLQAGSVFFVRSNLDSERQKMRIHAIFSNTDEDIYEPSIGAYSSVSDLVLGFDRKVLQEAFKVPEEVLEELTSATKPPAVVHAVTKDQKSVYWELEDRMLDFLIGNKHKKTKETKTFNILDAKPDFENCNGWSLTVDKHSLKSLSDSNIGIFMVNLTKGSMMGPHWNPMATEIAIVLHGRGMVRVICHSTANESECKNMRFKVKEGDVFAVPRFHPMAQISFNNDSFVFMGFSTSTKRNHPQFLTGKSSILQILDRGILAVSFNVTNTTMDQLLNAQEEALILDCTSCAEIEENKMKEEFEKEKQEEEARKREEEEARKKEEEEARKREEEEEREREEEEARKREEAERERQEEEEKQRREEEEEEARKREEEEREREEEEARKREEEERREQEEAERERQEEEEKQRREEEEEEARKREEAERERQEEEEKQRREEEEEEARKREEEQREREEEERREQEEEERERQEEEEKQRREEEEQQEEARRREEKKKRQEKQRQREETPRREHEEARRQEEERQKRRWKEEERAKERERREGGGEQPEEQEVEARKEDQERKGDEGKGRRALRNPWKL, encoded by the exons ATGCTGCAAAAGGTGCCGCTTTTATCACTCCTGTTTTTGGGTTTACTACTCTGTCTCTCTATTCATGTAGAGGCCTTCAGTGAGGATGTTTCAGCTTGGGAGAGACCTTATCTGGTGAGGAGAGGACACAGGAGGTCTCTGGTGGTGACAGAATATGGAGAGATTTCAGCTGCTGAAATTAGTAGTGGAACAAAAGGGCCATACCATATTCAGTTCATCACATTGGAGCCTAACTCCTTGTTGCTCCCTGTGCTTCTCCATGCTGACATGGTCTTTTATGTACACACAG GGAATGGGAAGTTGAGTTGGACCGATGGAAGAGAAATGAAGAGGATGAATCTACGGAGAGGAGATGTATATAGACTGCAGGCAGGCTCAGTTTTCTTTGTTCGAAGTAACCTAGACTCGGAAAGACAGAAGATGAGGATCCATGCTATCTTTTCCAATACAGATGAGGACATATAT GAGCCATCAATTGGAGCATACTCTAGCGTCAGCGATCTGGTCCTTGGATTTGATAGAAAAGTCCTTCAAGAGGCTTTTAAG GTCCCTGAAGAAGTTTTAGAGGAATTAACCAGTGCAACGAAGCCACCAGCAGTGGTGCACGCAGTAACAAAGGATCAGAAATCAGTATACTGGGAATTGGAAGACCGAATGCTAGATTTCCTTATCGGAAACAAACATAAGAAAACCAAGGAAACCAAGACATTCAACATTCTAGATGCTAAGCCAGATTTTGAGAATTGTAATGGGTGGAGTCTGACTGTAGACAAACATAGCTTGAAATCACTAAGTGATTCCAACATTGGAATATTCATGGTGAACTTGACAAAG GGATCCATGATGGGGCCACATTGGAATCCAATGGCTACTGAGATAGCAATAGTGTTGCACGGGCGAGGGATGGTTCGGGTGATTTGTCATAGCACAGCAAATGAATCAGAGTGCAAAAACATGAGGTTTAAGGTTAAGGAAGGGGATGTTTTTGCAGTGCCTAGGTTCCATCCTATGGCTCAAATTTCCTTCAACAATGATTCATTTGTTTTCATGGGGTTCAGCACATCAACAAAGAGAAATCATCCTCAATTTCTGACTGGGAAGAGCTCAATCCTCCAAATATTGGACAGAGGCATCTTGGCTGTGTCATTCAATGTTACTAACACCACAATGGATCAGCTTTTAAATGCTCAGGAAGAAGCGCTCATATTGGATTGCACTTCTTGTGCTGAGATAGAGGAGAATAAAATGAAGGaagaatttgaaaaggaaaagcagGAAGAGGAGGCTAggaagagagaggaagaggaggctagaaagaaagaggaagaagaagctaggaaaagagaagaggaggaagagaggGAAAGGGAGGAAGAGGAGGCTAGGAAGAGAGAAGAAGCGGAGAGGGAACgacaagaagaggaagaaaaacagaggagggaggaggaggaagaggaggctaggaaaagagaagaggaggagagggaaagggaggaagaggaggctaggaagagagaagaagaggagaggagagaacaGGAAGAAGCGGAGAGGGAACgacaagaagaggaagaaaaacagaggagggaggaggaggaagaggaggctaggaaaagagaagaagcgGAGAGGGAACGacaggaagaggaagaaaaacagaggagggaggaggaggaagaggaggctaGGAAAAGAGAAGAGGAGCAGAGGGAAAGGGAggaagaggagagaagagaacaggaagaagaggagagggAACgacaagaagaggaagaaaaacagaggagagaagagGAGGAGCAGCAAGAAGAGGctaggagaagagaagaaaaaaagaagcgaCAAGAGAAGCAAAGACAACGAGAAGAGACCCCCAGGAGGGAGCATGAAGAGGCAAGgagacaagaagaagaaaggcaaAAGCGACgctggaaagaagaagaaagggctAAGGAAAGGGAAAGACGTGAAGGAGGGGGAGAACAACCAGAGGAACAAGAAGTGGAAGCTAGAAAAGAAGATCAAGAGCGTAAAGGTGATGAAGGGAAAGGAAGAAGAGCTTTAAGGAATCCTTGGAAGCTCTAA
- the LOC7478019 gene encoding scarecrow-like protein 15, whose protein sequence is MKVPVPSTQNSSCNNQSQNPKPVSCNNTNNNSRNIRINPNNQNLCYEPTSVLDLRRSPSPARAGKPAPANDPVEWDDHVLQTLDWDSIMRDLDFHDDSAPALIKNFPQFGPCSESQIQSHNLPEFTASHQMDATQFLHSDFNDMYINSIPTHNLTSLDLSHSFHNNIGNWNAGFDFIQELIKAADCFDTNELQLAQAILERLNHRLQSPIGKPLQRAAFFFKDALQSLLATGSTRPQTNPVIPSWSNIVQTIKAYEAFFRISPIPMFADFTTNQAILDSLNGNSVFLHVIDFDIGFGCHYASLMRELVDKADSCNNLTSPLLRITAVITEDTVIETKLIKERLSQFAHELKIRLHIEFVPFRTFEMLSFKAIEFVDGEKTAVILSPIIFRRLGSTNNVTTFVNDVRRVSPSVVIVVDSEGWTESGTGSSFRRNFVDCLEFYSMMFDSLDAAAITGGDWARKIEIFLLKPKILAAVEGCGRRVASRWREVFVGAGMRPVHLSQFADFQAESLLGKVQVRGFYVAKRLAELVLCWKDRPLIATSAWKC, encoded by the coding sequence ATGAAAGTTCCAGTTCCCTCAACACAAAACAGCAGCTGCAACAACCAGTCTCAAAATCCAAAACCAGTGTCTTGCAACAACACCAACAATAACAGCAGAAACATCAGAATTAACCCCAACAATCAAAACTTGTGCTACGAACCCACTTCGGTTCTTGACCTGCGTCGCAGTCCAAGTCCTGCACGAGCTGGCAAACCGGCCCCTGCAAACGATCCTGTTGAGTGGGATGATCATGTCTTGCAAACTTTGGATTGGGATTCTATCATGAGAGATTTGGACTTCCATGATGATTCTGCTCCTGCCCTCATCAAGAATTTTCCACAGTTCGGTCCCTGCAGTGAGTCTCAAATCCAAAGCCATAACCTTCCTGAGTTCACTGCATCTCATCAGATGGATGCTACCCAGTTTCTTCACTCTGATTTTAACGATATGTACATTAATTCTATCCCAACTCACAATTTGACTTCTCTTGATTTGTCCCATAGTTTTCATAACAATATTGGAAATTGGAATGCTGGTTTTGATTTCATTCAAGAGCTTATCAAAGCAGCAGATTGTTTCGACACGAACGAGCTACAACTTGCACAAGCGATACTGGAACGGCTCAATCATCGACTTCAATCACCAATTGGTAAACCACTCCAAAGAGCcgcttttttcttcaaagacGCTCTCCAGTCTCTCCTTGCTACCGGATCAACTCGGCCGCAAACAAATCCTGTAATCCCTTCGTGGTCCAATATTGTCCAAACCATTAAGGCCTACGAGGCCTTCTTTAGGATCTCTCCAATCCCCATGTTCGCTGACTTCACCACCAACCAAGCTATTCTTGATTCCCTTAATGGAAATTCAGTGTTTCTTCATGTCATAGACTTTGATATTGGATTTGGCTGCCACTATGCTTCTTTAATGAGGGAACTTGTAGACAAAGCAGACTCGTGCAATAACCTCACATCTCCGCTTCTTCGAATCACTGCTGTTATAACAGAAGACACTGTGATTGAAACCAAATTGATCAAAGAAAGACTCTCTCAATTCGCTCATGAGCTCAAGATCAGACTCCATATAGAGTTTGTGCCTTTCCGTACTTTTGAAATGCTATCTTTCAAAGCAATCGAGTTTGTTGATGGAGAGAAAACTGCTGTTATCTTATCTCCAATAATATTTCGCCGTCTAGGTTCAACAAATAATGTTACTACGTTTGTTAATGATGTCCGCCGAGTTTCACCAAGTGTAGTCATAGTTGTGGACAGTGAAGGGTGGACAGAATCTGGAACTGGATCGTCTTTTAGGAGGAACTTTGTTGattgtcttgaattttattCAATGATGTTTGATTCCTTGGATGCAGCAGCTATTACTGGTGGCGATTGGGCTAGGAAAATTGAGATATTCCTGCTGAAACCCAAGATTTTAGCAGCAGTTGAAGGGTGCGGAAGGCGAGTAGCGTCTCGATGGAGGGAGGTATTTGTTGGGGCAGGAATGAGGCCAGTGCACTTGAGTCAGTTTGCTGATTTTCAAGCCGAGTCTTTGCTGGGGAAGGTGCAAGTGAGAGGTTTCTATGTGGCAAAACGGCTGGCTGAGTTGGTTCTTTGCTGGAAAGATAGGCCCCTTATTGCTACATCAGCTTGGAAGTGTTAG
- the LOC7473151 gene encoding HVA22-like protein k, with translation MDKKCHKPYFLVKHSVSHLKKLSASIPMALLGSNVVNEVGLRLLLCPLGSNIVVRTACCSVGIVIPVYHTFKAIERKDENEEQKWLMYWAAYGSFTLAEVFTDKLISWFPMYYHMKFAFLVWLQLPSAEGAKQLYMNHLRPFLSRHQARVDLIMGLAYGEMVKLISNHQAELQYAKRMLLKVMGSADQMLKDAPNHPEGHPEVPAIEEEQTRTILDTESDHAD, from the exons ATGGACAAAAAGTGTCATAAACCCTATTTTCTTGTCAAACACTCAGTTTCACATCTTAAGAAACTCTCTGCTTCGATTCCTATGGCTCTTCTGGGATCCAACGTAGTAAACGAG GTCGGGTTGCGGTTACTTCTTTGCCCACTTGGATCGAACATTGTAGTAAGAACAGCATG CTGTTCTGTGGGGATTGTTATACCTGTGTACCATACATTCAAAGCAATtgagagaaaagatgaaaatgagGAACAGAAGTGGCTAATGTACTGGGCAG CATATGGATCTTTCACCCTTGCGGAGGTTTTTACAGACAAGTTGATCTCTTG GTTTCCGATGTATTATCACATGAAGTTTGCTTTTTTGGTGTGGCTTCAACTTCCATCTGCTGAA GGGGCTAAGCAATTGTATATGAACCACCTGCGTCCTTTCTTATCGAGGCATCAAGCTAGAGTTGATCTGATTATGGGCTTAGCATATGGTGAAATG GTCAAACTCATCAGCAATCACCAAGCAGAACTTCAATATGCTAAGAGAATGCTTTTGAAGGTTATGGGATCAG CTGaccaaatgttaaaggatgctCCTAATCACCCAGAAGGGCATCCTGAAGTCCCAGCCATCGAAGAAGAGCAGACAAGAACAATCTTGGATACTGAATCTGATCATGCTGATTGA
- the LOC7478018 gene encoding G-box-binding factor 1 isoform X2 — translation MGTGEESTPAKPSKPTSSNQEIPTTPLYPDWSSSMQAYYGAGATPPPFYASTVASPASHPYLWGSQHPLIPPYGTPVPYPALYPAGGVYAHPNMAPTPNSAQANIEMEGKVPNGKDRASAKKTKGTSGGKAGESGKAASGSGNDGASQSAESGSDGSSDASDENTNQQEYGASKKGSFNQMLADANAQSTSAGANIQASVPGKPVASMPATNLNIGMDLWNASSAAGATKMRPNPSCATSGVVPAGLPEQWIQDERELKRQKRKQSNRESARRSRLRKQAECEELQARVQNLSSDNSNLRNELQSLSEECNKLKSENDSIKEELTRLYGPEVVAKLEQSNPASVPESHGGEGDS, via the exons ATGGGGACAGGGGAAGAAAGCACTCCTGCTAAGCCTTCCAAGCCCACATCTTCAAATCAG GAAATACCCACAACACCTTTGTATCCTGATTGGTCAAGTTCTATGCAG GCTTATTATGGTGCCGGAGCTACCCCGCCTCCCTTTTATGCCTCAACCGTAGCTTCACCAGCCTCTCACCCCTATCTATGGGGAAGCCAG CATCCTTTAATCCCACCTTACGGAACTCCAGTTCCATACCCAGCTTTATATCCTGCAGGAGGAGTGTATGCTCATCCGAACATGGCCCCG ACACCAAATTCAGCCCAGGCAAATATAGAGATGGAAGGAAAGGTCCCCAATGGAAAGGACCGTGCTTCAGCTAAAAAAACCAAGGGAACTTCTGGAGGCAAAGCAGGGGAGAGCGGAAAGGCAGCTTCTGGTTCTGGAAATGATGGTGCCTCCCAAAG TGCTGAAAGTGGTAGTGATGGCTCATCTGATGCCAGTGACGAGAATACTAACCAGCAG GAATATGGTGCAAGCAAGAAGGGAAGCTTCAACCAGATGCTTGCAGATG CTAATGCACAAAGTACCTCAGCTGGAGCAAATATCCAAGCTTCTGTGCCTGGGAAACCTGTGGCGTCTATGCCTGCAACTAATTTAAACATTGGGATGGACTTATGGAATGCATCTTCTGCTGCTGGAGCTACAAAAATGAGACCAAATCCATCTTGTGCCACATCTGGAGTTGTTCCTGCTGGATTGCCTGAACAATGGATTCAA GATGAACGTGAATTGAAAAGACAGAAGAGGAAACAATCTAATAGAGAGTCAGCCAGAAGGTCCAGATTACGCAAACAG GCAGAGTGCGAGGAGCTACAAGCCAGGGTACAGAATTTGAGCAGTGACAATAGCAATCTCAGAAATGAATTGCAGAGTCTCTCTGAAGAATGCAATAAGCTTAAATCCGAAAATGATTCCATTAAG GAGGAGTTGACTCGGTTGTATGGACCAGAAGTTGTAGCTAAACTTGAACAGAGCAACCCTGCTTCGGTTCCAGAGTCTCATGGTGGTGAGGGAGACAGTTGA
- the LOC7478018 gene encoding G-box-binding factor 1 isoform X1 produces the protein MQAPAPNWHGEESTPAKPSKPTSSNQEIPTTPLYPDWSSSMQAYYGAGATPPPFYASTVASPASHPYLWGSQHPLIPPYGTPVPYPALYPAGGVYAHPNMAPTPNSAQANIEMEGKVPNGKDRASAKKTKGTSGGKAGESGKAASGSGNDGASQSAESGSDGSSDASDENTNQQEYGASKKGSFNQMLADANAQSTSAGANIQASVPGKPVASMPATNLNIGMDLWNASSAAGATKMRPNPSCATSGVVPAGLPEQWIQDERELKRQKRKQSNRESARRSRLRKQAECEELQARVQNLSSDNSNLRNELQSLSEECNKLKSENDSIKEELTRLYGPEVVAKLEQSNPASVPESHGGEGDS, from the exons ATGCAAGCTCCCGCTCCCAACTGGCATG GGGAAGAAAGCACTCCTGCTAAGCCTTCCAAGCCCACATCTTCAAATCAG GAAATACCCACAACACCTTTGTATCCTGATTGGTCAAGTTCTATGCAG GCTTATTATGGTGCCGGAGCTACCCCGCCTCCCTTTTATGCCTCAACCGTAGCTTCACCAGCCTCTCACCCCTATCTATGGGGAAGCCAG CATCCTTTAATCCCACCTTACGGAACTCCAGTTCCATACCCAGCTTTATATCCTGCAGGAGGAGTGTATGCTCATCCGAACATGGCCCCG ACACCAAATTCAGCCCAGGCAAATATAGAGATGGAAGGAAAGGTCCCCAATGGAAAGGACCGTGCTTCAGCTAAAAAAACCAAGGGAACTTCTGGAGGCAAAGCAGGGGAGAGCGGAAAGGCAGCTTCTGGTTCTGGAAATGATGGTGCCTCCCAAAG TGCTGAAAGTGGTAGTGATGGCTCATCTGATGCCAGTGACGAGAATACTAACCAGCAG GAATATGGTGCAAGCAAGAAGGGAAGCTTCAACCAGATGCTTGCAGATG CTAATGCACAAAGTACCTCAGCTGGAGCAAATATCCAAGCTTCTGTGCCTGGGAAACCTGTGGCGTCTATGCCTGCAACTAATTTAAACATTGGGATGGACTTATGGAATGCATCTTCTGCTGCTGGAGCTACAAAAATGAGACCAAATCCATCTTGTGCCACATCTGGAGTTGTTCCTGCTGGATTGCCTGAACAATGGATTCAA GATGAACGTGAATTGAAAAGACAGAAGAGGAAACAATCTAATAGAGAGTCAGCCAGAAGGTCCAGATTACGCAAACAG GCAGAGTGCGAGGAGCTACAAGCCAGGGTACAGAATTTGAGCAGTGACAATAGCAATCTCAGAAATGAATTGCAGAGTCTCTCTGAAGAATGCAATAAGCTTAAATCCGAAAATGATTCCATTAAG GAGGAGTTGACTCGGTTGTATGGACCAGAAGTTGTAGCTAAACTTGAACAGAGCAACCCTGCTTCGGTTCCAGAGTCTCATGGTGGTGAGGGAGACAGTTGA
- the LOC7478018 gene encoding G-box-binding factor 1 isoform X3: MQAPAPNWHGEESTPAKPSKPTSSNQEIPTTPLYPDWSSSMQAYYGAGATPPPFYASTVASPASHPYLWGSQHPLIPPYGTPVPYPALYPAGGVYAHPNMAPTPNSAQANIEMEGKVPNGKDRASAKKTKGTSGGKAGESGKAASGSGNDGASQSAESGSDGSSDASDENTNQQEYGASKKGSFNQMLADANAQSTSAGANIQASVPGKPVASMPATNLNIGMDLWNASSAAGATKMRPNPSCATSGVVPAGLPEQWIQDERELKRQKRKQSNRESARRSRLRKQAECEELQARVQNLSSDNSNLRNELQSLSEECNKLKSENDSIKGNEILAKN, encoded by the exons ATGCAAGCTCCCGCTCCCAACTGGCATG GGGAAGAAAGCACTCCTGCTAAGCCTTCCAAGCCCACATCTTCAAATCAG GAAATACCCACAACACCTTTGTATCCTGATTGGTCAAGTTCTATGCAG GCTTATTATGGTGCCGGAGCTACCCCGCCTCCCTTTTATGCCTCAACCGTAGCTTCACCAGCCTCTCACCCCTATCTATGGGGAAGCCAG CATCCTTTAATCCCACCTTACGGAACTCCAGTTCCATACCCAGCTTTATATCCTGCAGGAGGAGTGTATGCTCATCCGAACATGGCCCCG ACACCAAATTCAGCCCAGGCAAATATAGAGATGGAAGGAAAGGTCCCCAATGGAAAGGACCGTGCTTCAGCTAAAAAAACCAAGGGAACTTCTGGAGGCAAAGCAGGGGAGAGCGGAAAGGCAGCTTCTGGTTCTGGAAATGATGGTGCCTCCCAAAG TGCTGAAAGTGGTAGTGATGGCTCATCTGATGCCAGTGACGAGAATACTAACCAGCAG GAATATGGTGCAAGCAAGAAGGGAAGCTTCAACCAGATGCTTGCAGATG CTAATGCACAAAGTACCTCAGCTGGAGCAAATATCCAAGCTTCTGTGCCTGGGAAACCTGTGGCGTCTATGCCTGCAACTAATTTAAACATTGGGATGGACTTATGGAATGCATCTTCTGCTGCTGGAGCTACAAAAATGAGACCAAATCCATCTTGTGCCACATCTGGAGTTGTTCCTGCTGGATTGCCTGAACAATGGATTCAA GATGAACGTGAATTGAAAAGACAGAAGAGGAAACAATCTAATAGAGAGTCAGCCAGAAGGTCCAGATTACGCAAACAG GCAGAGTGCGAGGAGCTACAAGCCAGGGTACAGAATTTGAGCAGTGACAATAGCAATCTCAGAAATGAATTGCAGAGTCTCTCTGAAGAATGCAATAAGCTTAAATCCGAAAATGATTCCATTAAG GGTAATGAAATCCTTGCTAAAAATTAA